CAACGATGCTTTGCAGGTACGACGCCGCGCACTTGCTGGCGTTGTTGGAACCCTGGCCGGTAATGGGATCGTTCAAAACCACGACGTCGGCAAGGCCAAGTACCTGCTTCCCGCTGGGGAGCGTGGCAATCGGGTGGCGGACGGTGGGGGCGAAGCGGCCCTGCAGGATGCCGTTGGGGTCGGTCAGTTGGACGTCAGTAGCCCGTTCGGCTTCCCACGGAAGGAAGGTCTCAAGGATGTTCTTGGATGTTTCCAGGTGCTCGTCCGGAGTAAGGCCCTTCCACACGTCCATGGGACCGCCCGGGACGCCTTCGAAGACCATGATTTCGCAGGGGCCGCTGGTGGTCAGGGCTGGAAAAACGAAGTACTCGCCCACGCCCGGGATGAGGTTGAAGGAGACCGCCGAGTACTCTTCGCGGGGCTTCAAGCCGGTGACGTAGGTGAGGGCCAGAGCGCGCTGGGGTGTGTCATAGGTGCTGCGTTCAGCGTCCCGGGTGAAGAGTTGGGCGATCTCGCCCTTGCCGGCGGCCACGATCACCAGGTCCGAGTTCAGTGCATAGCGTTCCAGCTCATCAACGCCTGCATCCTCGAACACCAGCTCGCCGCCGCGTTTGATGAACTCCTCCATGAACCTGGGGAACTTGACGCGCTGGTCGATGGACTGGGCGTGGTTGTCCAGCCTCGAGGCCCAGCTGATGGCCTTCTCACCCGGAAGTTCGGGGTGCGGGACGGTGAACGAGATCCCGTCAACGGTGGGTGCATCGGGCCACAAATCAAGTCCCAACGCCCGCTCGTGCTCCAGGGCGTTGTGGAAGATGCACTGGCTGGAGGCAACCTTTCCGTCCCGGATCTCTTCCGACGTCCGGTTGGAAATGGTGGTTACCTGGTAGCCGGCGTCCAGCAGGCCGATGCCCAGCTGAAGGCCGGACTGGCCTGCGCCGACGATCGTAATGTGGCGTTGCGTCATGGTTCTTGCCCTTCTATGGTGGGGACGTTTTCGAAGCGGTCGGGTGGATTTTTGGGGGTTAGTTGGCGGCCAGGAGGGGGATGGTCTCTTCGGCGCGTTCCGGGCCCAGTGCCGAATAGCCGCCATCCACGGCCCAGTCTGCGCCGGTCACGAAACTGGCCTGGTCACTCGCCAGGAAGGCGACGACGTCACCCACTTCGCGTGGCCGGCCCACTCTTTTGAGGGCGTGGAAAGGCGCGGCAACAGCGTCCGTCTTGTCGAGGTTTCCGTTGCTGAGGGAATCCATGATGTTGCTCCATACCCAGCCGGGGCTCACCGAATTGACCCGGATGTTGTCCGGGGCGAAGTCGACGGCCATGCTGCGGGTGACCTGGACCAGCGCAGCTTTGCTGGCGGGGTAGAGCCAGCGGCCGGTCTGGGCAACGGAACTGGAAATGGAGGTGAAGTTGATGATCACACCGTGTCCGGACTTTGCCAGATGCGGCCTGGCCGCGTTGGCGGCCATTACTGCGCTGACCAGGTTGACGTTGAGGGCCTCGAGCCAGTCCTCACGGCCGGAGCCTGCGCCTTCGTCCTTGTAGGTGCAGGCCAGGTTCACCAGGATGTCCAGGCCGCCGTGGCGGACTACTGTCTCCTCGATCAACTCGTTGAGGGCGGAGTCGTCCGTGATATCCGTGTGGGAGTAGTGGATCCCTTCCCCGAGCGCTTTGGAGACCGTACCGCCGTCGGGGTCAATGTCGGCTACCACCACAGTGGCTCCTGCGTCGCGCAACGCAGTGACAACGCCTTGGCCCACTTTGGTTGCTCCGCCCGTGACCACTGCGGTCCTGCCTTCGAGTCCTGACATGGCCAAACCCTCTCCTTTGTGGATTCTGCTGATGAGCGAATGTGGCGTGCTTCATATTCGCTGTGAAGTGACTCTAGGTAGCCGCCGGCCTCCCGGAATATCCACTTGGCGCGGACGTCATCCGGAATGCGCAACGGAGGCGGAATCAATCGCCGGGGTACTGGTCGTCGTCTTCCTCGAGCCACCCAACCCAAGGGGCGGACGTCACCGTTGCCTCCGGCGTGCGCAGCTGCTTTTCCCAGGCCTCAAAGTGCCGCTCCCACTCATGGCGGCGGTCGTGTACCAGCTTGATGTTCTTCACGGAGTTTCACCTCCCTTCAGTGCTGTTGCGGAAATATGACGTACGTCATACTTGGTCTAAGAGCGACTTTAGGCAGCTGCTCAGGTTCGGAATATCCGCCAGGCGTAAGGATCATCCGGAAAGCGAAATGCCGTAGCCAGACCCTAGGTAGGTGCCATGTGGTGAGGATCCTTCCCCGCGACGTCTTGCGTGGGCGGCCGACGACTGCCACCAGGGATGTTGACGAGGCGCACGCGAAAATTGCCGAGCTGTTCTGCGGCCATGAACTTGCGCCCCGTGCCAGCAAGGCTGCCGTGGACATGAAGCTGCGTTCGCTGCACCGCGGGGATGTAGGGATCGAGTTCCTGGATTACGGGGCCGATGTGCGGATTGAGCCGGAGGGCCTGCAGGATTTCCATCTGGTCCAGATCCCATTGGCGGGCCACGCCTCCATGCAGGTGGGGTCAGTCAGCGTTGATTCAACCCCGCGTATGGCTTCCGTCCCGCCTGTTGACCGCCCCTTCAGCATGTCGTGGGATGCGGGCAGCCCGCACCTGATTGTGTATGTTCGCCGGACTGCGCTTGAACGGGTGGCCACATCACTCAACGGTGGCCTGGAGCCCAAAGGCGGGCTCGGCTACGGCATGGACCTCACAACCGCGGCCGGCAGGGCGTTCCTGAGGTCCGTCGTCGAACTTCACGATGACCTGATCAGCAAGCCGCAAGCGGCCACGCCTGCGTTCGTGCAGGGATTGCTGGCGGACAGCATGATGTCGCGGCTGCTGATGGCCATGGAAGCTCCGGAGCCGGGGATGCGGGATGTGGAAACGGAGAGTCGCTTGGTCAGGGAATGCCGCGAGCTGTTGGAGCGGCATGCCTTCGAGGAACTCACAGTGCCGGACATCGCGGAGTGCCTTGGTGTATCGGTGCGCACGCTGCAGACGGCGCTCCGGGCGGAATGCGGTGCTACGCCGTCGGAGTTGTTGCGGTCGATCCGTCTGGACCGCGCCCGCGAGATGCTCTTGGAGGCCGATCCGAGGGAGCAAACGGTGACCGCAGTGGCCGAGCTGTGCGGGTTTACCCACCAAGGACGGTTCTCGGCGCTGTACCTGCAGTCATTCGGCGAGTTGCCGTCGGAGAGCCTGCGCCGCTAGCCCAACTGACTGGCATTAGGGGTTGCTCTGAGCCCTCAGAACAACCCCTGCTGCCAGTCAGATCGGTGACGCGCTAGGCCTCCAGCACGTACGTCTTCAGATCGTCCAGGGTCTGCTGCATGTGCTCATCCATGGCCAGCCGGGCGTCGTTGGCGGTGCGGGACTCCAGAGCCGTGGTGATGCTGCGGTGGTGCTTGATGGCGTGTTCCTGGATCTCGGGAACCGCCGAAGTCTGCGTGCGGCGGGCCTCGAGCACGCGATGCAACGGCTCGAACAGTACGGCTACGAACACGTTGCCGGAGGCGTGCAGAATGACGTCGTGGAAGGCGAGGTCGGCCTCGACGAACGCTGCAACATCGTTGATCTCATGGGCGGACTGCATCTGCTCCACGTGATCCTTGAGGACCTCGAGGTCCTCGTCCGAAATGCGGCCGGCGGCGAGCTCACAAGCGCCGGTCTCCAGCATGCGCCGGAGTTCGATGAGCTGGATGGCGGCCGCCGCGTCCTTGGTACCTTCGGACGCCGCACGCAGCACGGCCTCGAGCGAAGTCCACTGATTCAGGGGGTTCACGAACGTTCCCCGGCCGCGTTCAACACTCAGGATCTTCTGGGCTTCAAGGGTTTTCATGGCTTCGCGGACCGTCATGCGGCTCACCTCGTGGCGCGCGCTGAGCTCCAGCTCGCCCGGGACTACAGTGCCGGGCGGAAACTCGCCGGCGACGATCCTGTCCAGCAGCTCATCAGCAACGACGCCGACCAGCGACTTGCGTGCCATGGGTCCCCCTTTCCTTGCTTCCGATCTCCCATCCCGCGGTTCCCCCTTGGGCAGGATGGTTGTCAGACATCTTACGCTGGCAGTGGCCGGCTTGTTTTCCAAAACTCCATCAGCGTCACAGCGCATGCCTCCGGCTGTTCCCAGTGGACGCTGTGCCCCGCGTTCTCCACCGCTTTGAGCCGCCTGCCTGGAGCAGCCGCTGCAAAGTCAGTCATCTGGTCGATGGAACGCACGCGGTCGCCCACTCCGGCGATGACCAGCAGGGGCGCCAGGACGCGCCCGGGTATTGAAGGCCCGACGCCGGTCATGGCCGCCAATGCGCTCGGGGCAAGGACCCGGAAGGGCAGGTCAAAGCCTTTGCTGAGCTTCTCTTGATCCTCCGCAGGGAGATCCCCGTACCAGGCCCTCATGCACTTCCCGACGAACCCTGCATCGAAGTGTCCTTGCTCCACCTGCTCCCGGATCAGGTTGCGGAAACCGGCGTTGGGCGGCGCGGGCACCATTCCCAAGAGCGTCAGCGTAGCCACGAGGTCCGGCCGTGCTGCGGCCAACGTCAGGGCGACGCTGCCTCCCATGGAGTGACCCAGCAGGTGTACGGGGCCGGAAGTCATTCGCCCGATCGTGGCTCCAACCGATGCTGCAGCCGTCTCCAAGGTCCACTCAAAGTCCTGCGGAAGTTCCTGGCCGGCGTGGTAACCGGGGAGGTCCAGGATCCACACGGTCTGACCGCGCTCCACAAGCTTCGAGGCCAAGGGCTCCCAGTAAGCCGAGCCGGATGCCCAGCCATGGATCAGGACTGCAGGGGGCTGGTTGTTCGGGGCCTCGGAGGGCTCGCGAACGTCAACAAAGCAGGGCGGGACCCCGATGTCAGCCATGGTCCCTAGCCTAGCCAGCGTGATCGCCTTGCGCGGTAAGGAGCGCTGTGTCACACTGGCATTGAAATGTTAGATGTCTGACATCTTACATTCACAATCATTGCCGCTTAGATTTCCCACGATGGAGTGTTCCGTGATCCCTGAAGCCGAAGTCCTGGCCGCCTTCCCGGCGGAAGTTCAGATCCCTGCTCAGCTGGTGGCCGACGCCGTTGCAGCGTCCTCGGCGAACAGCCCCCGCATCCTGGTTGTCCTGGACGACGACCCCACGGGTACCCAGTCCGTTGCCGACCTCGCGGTGCTGACCCGCTGGGACGTGGAAGATTTCACGTGGGCCTTCGATCACATCCGCCGGAACCAGACCAAGCCCGCCGTCTACGTCCTGACGAATACCCGCAGCCTGGACCCGGCCGAGGCGGCGGCGCGTAACGAGGAAATCGTCCGCAACGCCCTTGCCGCAGCTGCCGGCATCGTGACCCTAGGCTTCGTGAGCCGCAGCGACTCCACCCTTCGCGGCCACTACCCGCTGGAGCCTGACGTCATCGCCGCAACCGTGGCTGCAGAAACGGGCGGTGCCACGGACGGCGTCGTGATTGTTCCCGCCTTCCCCGACGCCGGCCGCGTCACCATCGGCGGCGTGCACTACATGCGCGACTCCGGGGACGACGCCGGCTCACTCACCCCGGTTGCTGAGACCGAATTCGCCAAGGACGCCACGTTCGGGTTCTCGAATTCCCGGATGGCCAAGTATGTGGAGGAGAAGTCACAGGGACGCTTCCCCGCGGAGGACGTGATTGTCCTGGACCTGAACATCATCCGCGCCGGCGCCTCGGCACAGGATCCCGCCATCTCAGCCAAGGCGATCGCCGACGCCATCGAGCCGGCCACCGACTCCACCCCGGTTGTGGCGGACATCGTCACCGAGAATGACTTCCGTGCGCTGGCCCTCGGCCTGGAAGAAGCGGAACGCCGCGGCAAGAAGCTCCTTTACCGCGTTGGCCCGCCGTTCGTCCGTGGCCGCATCGGCCAGGAGATCCGCGAGGCCCTCACTGGAGAAGAGGCCTACGCCGGCAACACACCCTCCACCGCCGGGGGCCTGATTGTGGTCGGCTCACACGTTGGCCTGACCACCCGCCAACTCAACGTCCTCACCAGCGAACACAGCAGCGCCCGCATCATCGAGATCGACGTGGAAAGACTCGTTGCCGAAACCAAAACAGCAGCGGAAGCTGAGCAGTACATCGCAACAGTGGTCAGCGACGTCGTCGATGCCCTCCGGGAAGGCGACGTCATTGTCCACACCAGCCGCCTGCTCATCAAGACCGACGATCCCGCAGCGAGCCTGCAGATCGCCCGCACTGTTTCTGCCGCCGTCGTATCGGTCGTGAACCGGACCCTGAAGACCTTCCCGCCGCGCTTCGTCATCGCAAAGGGCGGCATCACTTCCTCCGACGTTGCAGCGCACGGCCTGGAAATCCGCCACGCGATTGTCCGGGGGCCGATGCTTCCCGGAATCGTCTCCCTTTGGGAACCCGTGGACGGCCCCGCGAAGGGCATCCCGTACATCGTCTTCGCCGGCAACGTGGGCGACGACCAGTCACTGGCCCACGTCACCCGCAAACTCAGCAGCACTTTCTAGAAACACCTTCAACGGAGAACATCATGACCAGCAACTACACCGTTACCGTCCTCGGCCTGGGTGCCATGGGCCTGCCGATGGCAACCCGCCTTGCATCCGAGCTGACCGTCCACGGCTTCGACATCGCCGAAGCCCGCCTGGATCTCGCCGCCGCGGCAGGCATCAAGACCTTCAGCACTGCCCGCGAAGCCTCCGAAGGCGCGGACGCCCTGCTCCTGGCGGTCCGCAACGGCGAGCAGCTGAACGACGTCCTGTTCGGTGAGAACGGCGTGGCTCCCGTCCTGAAGCCGGGCGCCGTCGTGATCCTCGGCAGCACCGTGGGCACCGAGGCCATTCCGGCAACGGTGGCCAAGCTTGCCGAATACGGTGTGTCCCTTGTTGACGCCCCGCTGTCCGGTGGCCCGAAGCGCGCCGGGGAAGGCGACCTCCTGATCGTCGTCGGCGCAGAGCCCGAGGCGCTCGGGAAGGCCCGTCCTGCCCTTGAGCTCCTTGCCTCCACCCTCAGCATCGTTGGCGACAAGCCCGGTGACGGCCAGGCCCTCAAGACCGTCAACCAGCTCCTGTGCGGCGTCCATATTGCCGCTGCTGCCGAGGCCATGGCCCTCGCCGACGCGCTTGGCCTTGACCAAGCCAAGACCCTCGCCGCGCTCGAAGCCGGCGCTGCGGGATCCTTCATGCTCTCCAACCGCGGCCCGCGCATCCTGGAGGCCTACACTGAAGAAGGCGCCGAAGTCCTCAGCCGCCTGGACATCTTCGTCAAGGACATGGGAATCGTCGGCAAGGCCACCCGCGCCGCCGGCCTGGCTGCTCCCGTCGCAGCCGCCGCCGAACAGCTCTACCTCCTCGGCCAGGCCCAGGGCCTCGCCGCTGCCGACGACTCCGCCGTCATCAAGGTTGTGGCACCCGCCAAGCGCACCGCCTAAGCGGAGCCGCAACCCCGCCAGCGTCCGCATGGGCGCTTCAGCACCTCAGTAAAACCCGCGACGACGGCGGTCCCCCCTCCGTCGTCGTCGCCACCTTTCGCCGGTCCCCGGACCGGTATGTCATAGGAGACATTTCCCCCAATGAACCCCCTCATTAACTCCTTGATGGTTCGCGCGGCCGACGCGCCCGCCATCAAACCCGCAGTGGAGCTGGGTACTCCGCTGCTGCTGACCATCGCCGCTGCAGGCATCGCACTGCTGCTGGTGCTGATCATCCGCTTCAAGATCCAGGCATTCGTCGCACTCCTGGCCGTCAGCATCCTTGTAGGCGTCGCGGCGCAGATCCCGCTGAAGGACATCTTCACGGTGGTGACCACGGGTGTGGGCAGCACCATGGGCAAGGTTGCGCTGCTGATCGCCCTCGGTGCCATCCTTGGCCGCATGATCGAGGTCTCCGGCGGCGTGCAGTCGCTGGCCACGCACTTCACGGAGAAGCTTGGCGCCAAGCGGGTAGCCATCGCGCTGACCGCGGTCGGCTTCCTTGTTGCCATTCCCGTGTTCTTTGAAGTGGGCGTCATCGTCCTCGTCCCGATCGTCTACGCCTTCGCCAAGATCGCGAACGTGCACCCGATTAAGTTCGGCCTGCCCATGGCCGGCATCATGCTGTCCATCCATGTGGCCGTCCCGCCGCACCCGGGCATCGTTGCCGGCGCCGGCGTCTTCGGCGCCGACATCGGACTCATCACGCTTATTTCGCTCATCATCTGTGTCCCGCTCGGCTTCCTGTCCTACTGGGTTGCCAGCATCATGAACCGCAAGGAGTACGAGTTGCTCCCCGGCGTCAAAGCACAGGTGGAAGAGTTCGGCTCGGCCGAAACCCTGGTTCACGTAGGCCACGACGGGCCCGGAGCCCGCGCCATCGCTCCTCCGCGTCCCGGCCTGATCATGTTCCTGATCGCCGCTCCCATCGTCCAGATCCTCCTTGGCACCGTCGGCACGCTGACCATCCCCAAGGACAACTACTGGTACGGAGTGGCGTCGTTCATCGGCAACCCGTTCTTCGCTCTTCTGGTTGCCGTTGCTTTGTCCTTCTTCCTGCTGGCGGTCCGCCGCCACTGGTCCCTGAAGGAAACAGGAGAGATCTTCGAAGGCGCACTTCCTCCCGTCGCATCCATCCTCATGGTTGTTGCAGCCGGTGGCGTGTTTGGCGAAGTCCTCCGCACGTCCGGCATCGGTGCCGCACTGTCCCACACCCTGGACAGCCTTGGCCTGCCGGTGATCGTGCTCGGCTTCATCATCTCCCTCGCCCTCCGCGCCGCGCAGGGCTCGGCAACCGTCGCAATCGTCACGACGACGGGCCTGCTCACCTCCGCGGTCATGGAAGGCGGCTACTCGCCGGCCCAGATCGCCGTGATCGTGATCGCCATCGGGTTCGGTTCGCTCGGCTTGTCCCACGTTACGGATGCTGGCTTCTGGACCGTGGTCCGCTACTACGGCCTCACCGTGTCCGACGGACTCAAGACCTGGACCGTCCTCACCACCATCCTGGGCTTGGCCGGCTTCGCCCTGACGTACGTGGCGTGGATCCTCGTGGGCGGGCTGGGCCACTGATGCGTGCCCAACTCGACCAGCTGGTCAGCTCTGCCCTGGCCTCCGGATCCGCCGTTCCCGCTTTCACGTGCTACGACTTCACCACCGCCATGGCCGTGGTTTCGGCGGCCGAGGAAGCACGGTCAGGCGTGATCCTGCTGGTAGCCCCGAAAACCGCGGCAACGCCCAACGGGCTGCGGCTCATTACAGCCTTGCGGGGACTGGCAGACAATGCCGGTGTTCCGGTCTCCGTGCAGTTGGACCACGCCTCCGACCTGCAGGTCATCCGTGACTCCGTGAATGCCGGTGCGGACGCCGTCCTGGCCGATGGTTCGTCCCTGGCCTACGAGGACAACATCGCCCTGGTTCGCGAAGTCCGTGCCATGCTCGACGCCGACGGCCATGCCGACGTCGTCATTGAAGCGGAGCTGGGTGGCTTGGCAGGGGACGAGGACCGGGCGTTCGGCGCCTCGGGTGAAGCCCCCGACGCCGGTCCTTCCGTTGCGGGTTTGACGGATCCGGAGCAGGTGAGCGACTTCGTCGGGCGAACCGGCGCGCAGTTGCTGGCAATTGCGGTGGGTAACGTGCACGGAAAGTACACGGGCGAGCCCAACATCCGCTGGGACGTCCTGCAGGACGTCGCCGCCCGGACCGATGTTCCGTTGGTGCTCCATGGCGCGTCCGGCATTCCAGCCAGTGAGCTCTCCAAAGCGTCCGCCATGCAGGTGGGCAAGGTGAACTTCAACACCGAGCTCCGCACCGGGATCCTCGCCACGCTCGAGGCTGAGACCGCGGCGCACCGTGCGGACGGCGAGAACCTGCAAGGCTTGCTGGCGCGTTGGAACGGCTCGGCATGGTCGTTCGCCGGTGCCACGCTGGCGATGTTGAACGCCTGACGGCAAGCGCACCAACAGTCCTCAAACGGGGACGAGGGGAGGCTAGGATCAACTCATGATCCTGGCCTCCCTGATTTTTGCCCTGGTGGCAGCGTTGTTGCACGTCTACATCTTCACCATGGAGTCCATCACCTGGACCAAGCCGGCCACTTGGAAACGCTTCAGCATCACATCGCAGGCGGACGCCGTAACCACCAAACCGCTCGCGTACAACCAGGGCTTCTACAACCTCTTCCTCGCAGTCGGGGCTCTGGCAGGCATTGTTGCCATCTGGGCCGGGGCTCCGCAGGTTGGCTGGACCCTCGTGTTCAGCTCGTGCGGATCCATGCTGCTGGCGGCCCTGGTCCTCGCGGCCAGCGGGCGGAAGTACCTCCGCGCCGCGGTGCTTCAAGGCACAACCCCGCTGCTCGCCGTCGTGCTCGGGATTGTGGCCCTCCTGCTGCCGTAGAGAAGTCCTTGCCGCTAGGACGCGGGCGGACCATCCTGGGCTGCGGCTTGGTCCATCCAAAAGACTTCCCAGTGGTGGCCGTCGAGGTCCCGGAATGCGCGGCTGTACATGAACCCGAGGTCCTGGGCGTCATAGGTTTCCGTACCGCCCGCTTCCAATGCTTTGGTGGCAAGCGCATCCACAGCTTCACGGCTGTCGGCCGAAAGCGCAACGATGGCCGCCGTCGAGTTGTGAGTGTCGGCGATGGGTTGCTTGGTGAACTGGGAGAACTTGTCGTGCGTCAGGAGCATGGTGTAAATCGTGTCGCTGAAAACCACGCAGGCTGCGGTTTCATCCGTGAAGTTCGGGTTGATGGTGTATCCGAGTGCGGTGTAGAAGGCCTTGGACGCCTCGAGGTCGCTGACAGGCAGGTTCACAAAAATGGAAGTTGTCATGGCTTTGATCCTGCCGGTTGCAGGTGGCTCCGTCCAGACTTGGTCCACGTTTTGTGGACAAGGATCATGAGCCGTCCCTCCACAACGGCAGCCCCCCGGACTCTGGTCCCACCAACCGCTCGGGCGGACAATGGTGTAGCACCACAGAGCATGCATCCTAGGGAGAGCCATGGAAAGGGCAAGGCAGAGTCAACCTGCGCAGCGCGACCCGGCAATCGAC
The Paenarthrobacter ureafaciens genome window above contains:
- a CDS encoding styrene monooxygenase/indole monooxygenase family protein encodes the protein MTQRHITIVGAGQSGLQLGIGLLDAGYQVTTISNRTSEEIRDGKVASSQCIFHNALEHERALGLDLWPDAPTVDGISFTVPHPELPGEKAISWASRLDNHAQSIDQRVKFPRFMEEFIKRGGELVFEDAGVDELERYALNSDLVIVAAGKGEIAQLFTRDAERSTYDTPQRALALTYVTGLKPREEYSAVSFNLIPGVGEYFVFPALTTSGPCEIMVFEGVPGGPMDVWKGLTPDEHLETSKNILETFLPWEAERATDVQLTDPNGILQGRFAPTVRHPIATLPSGKQVLGLADVVVLNDPITGQGSNNASKCAASYLQSIVEHGDRRYDPAFMQATFERYWDYARHVAHWTNALLAPPPPHVLELLGAANQVPEIAHRFANGFNHPPEFQEWFMYPDKAEDYLAALGAKVS
- a CDS encoding SDR family oxidoreductase, whose protein sequence is MSGLEGRTAVVTGGATKVGQGVVTALRDAGATVVVADIDPDGGTVSKALGEGIHYSHTDITDDSALNELIEETVVRHGGLDILVNLACTYKDEGAGSGREDWLEALNVNLVSAVMAANAARPHLAKSGHGVIINFTSISSSVAQTGRWLYPASKAALVQVTRSMAVDFAPDNIRVNSVSPGWVWSNIMDSLSNGNLDKTDAVAAPFHALKRVGRPREVGDVVAFLASDQASFVTGADWAVDGGYSALGPERAEETIPLLAAN
- a CDS encoding AraC family transcriptional regulator, whose amino-acid sequence is MRILPRDVLRGRPTTATRDVDEAHAKIAELFCGHELAPRASKAAVDMKLRSLHRGDVGIEFLDYGADVRIEPEGLQDFHLVQIPLAGHASMQVGSVSVDSTPRMASVPPVDRPFSMSWDAGSPHLIVYVRRTALERVATSLNGGLEPKGGLGYGMDLTTAAGRAFLRSVVELHDDLISKPQAATPAFVQGLLADSMMSRLLMAMEAPEPGMRDVETESRLVRECRELLERHAFEELTVPDIAECLGVSVRTLQTALRAECGATPSELLRSIRLDRAREMLLEADPREQTVTAVAELCGFTHQGRFSALYLQSFGELPSESLRR
- a CDS encoding FadR/GntR family transcriptional regulator, which produces MARKSLVGVVADELLDRIVAGEFPPGTVVPGELELSARHEVSRMTVREAMKTLEAQKILSVERGRGTFVNPLNQWTSLEAVLRAASEGTKDAAAAIQLIELRRMLETGACELAAGRISDEDLEVLKDHVEQMQSAHEINDVAAFVEADLAFHDVILHASGNVFVAVLFEPLHRVLEARRTQTSAVPEIQEHAIKHHRSITTALESRTANDARLAMDEHMQQTLDDLKTYVLEA
- a CDS encoding alpha/beta fold hydrolase gives rise to the protein MADIGVPPCFVDVREPSEAPNNQPPAVLIHGWASGSAYWEPLASKLVERGQTVWILDLPGYHAGQELPQDFEWTLETAAASVGATIGRMTSGPVHLLGHSMGGSVALTLAAARPDLVATLTLLGMVPAPPNAGFRNLIREQVEQGHFDAGFVGKCMRAWYGDLPAEDQEKLSKGFDLPFRVLAPSALAAMTGVGPSIPGRVLAPLLVIAGVGDRVRSIDQMTDFAAAAPGRRLKAVENAGHSVHWEQPEACAVTLMEFWKTSRPLPA
- a CDS encoding four-carbon acid sugar kinase family protein, whose translation is MIPEAEVLAAFPAEVQIPAQLVADAVAASSANSPRILVVLDDDPTGTQSVADLAVLTRWDVEDFTWAFDHIRRNQTKPAVYVLTNTRSLDPAEAAARNEEIVRNALAAAAGIVTLGFVSRSDSTLRGHYPLEPDVIAATVAAETGGATDGVVIVPAFPDAGRVTIGGVHYMRDSGDDAGSLTPVAETEFAKDATFGFSNSRMAKYVEEKSQGRFPAEDVIVLDLNIIRAGASAQDPAISAKAIADAIEPATDSTPVVADIVTENDFRALALGLEEAERRGKKLLYRVGPPFVRGRIGQEIREALTGEEAYAGNTPSTAGGLIVVGSHVGLTTRQLNVLTSEHSSARIIEIDVERLVAETKTAAEAEQYIATVVSDVVDALREGDVIVHTSRLLIKTDDPAASLQIARTVSAAVVSVVNRTLKTFPPRFVIAKGGITSSDVAAHGLEIRHAIVRGPMLPGIVSLWEPVDGPAKGIPYIVFAGNVGDDQSLAHVTRKLSSTF
- a CDS encoding NAD(P)-dependent oxidoreductase; protein product: MTSNYTVTVLGLGAMGLPMATRLASELTVHGFDIAEARLDLAAAAGIKTFSTAREASEGADALLLAVRNGEQLNDVLFGENGVAPVLKPGAVVILGSTVGTEAIPATVAKLAEYGVSLVDAPLSGGPKRAGEGDLLIVVGAEPEALGKARPALELLASTLSIVGDKPGDGQALKTVNQLLCGVHIAAAAEAMALADALGLDQAKTLAALEAGAAGSFMLSNRGPRILEAYTEEGAEVLSRLDIFVKDMGIVGKATRAAGLAAPVAAAAEQLYLLGQAQGLAAADDSAVIKVVAPAKRTA
- a CDS encoding GntP family transporter; this translates as MNPLINSLMVRAADAPAIKPAVELGTPLLLTIAAAGIALLLVLIIRFKIQAFVALLAVSILVGVAAQIPLKDIFTVVTTGVGSTMGKVALLIALGAILGRMIEVSGGVQSLATHFTEKLGAKRVAIALTAVGFLVAIPVFFEVGVIVLVPIVYAFAKIANVHPIKFGLPMAGIMLSIHVAVPPHPGIVAGAGVFGADIGLITLISLIICVPLGFLSYWVASIMNRKEYELLPGVKAQVEEFGSAETLVHVGHDGPGARAIAPPRPGLIMFLIAAPIVQILLGTVGTLTIPKDNYWYGVASFIGNPFFALLVAVALSFFLLAVRRHWSLKETGEIFEGALPPVASILMVVAAGGVFGEVLRTSGIGAALSHTLDSLGLPVIVLGFIISLALRAAQGSATVAIVTTTGLLTSAVMEGGYSPAQIAVIVIAIGFGSLGLSHVTDAGFWTVVRYYGLTVSDGLKTWTVLTTILGLAGFALTYVAWILVGGLGH
- a CDS encoding class II fructose-bisphosphate aldolase, which translates into the protein MRAQLDQLVSSALASGSAVPAFTCYDFTTAMAVVSAAEEARSGVILLVAPKTAATPNGLRLITALRGLADNAGVPVSVQLDHASDLQVIRDSVNAGADAVLADGSSLAYEDNIALVREVRAMLDADGHADVVIEAELGGLAGDEDRAFGASGEAPDAGPSVAGLTDPEQVSDFVGRTGAQLLAIAVGNVHGKYTGEPNIRWDVLQDVAARTDVPLVLHGASGIPASELSKASAMQVGKVNFNTELRTGILATLEAETAAHRADGENLQGLLARWNGSAWSFAGATLAMLNA
- a CDS encoding DUF1304 domain-containing protein, producing the protein MILASLIFALVAALLHVYIFTMESITWTKPATWKRFSITSQADAVTTKPLAYNQGFYNLFLAVGALAGIVAIWAGAPQVGWTLVFSSCGSMLLAALVLAASGRKYLRAAVLQGTTPLLAVVLGIVALLLP
- a CDS encoding VOC family protein, producing MTTSIFVNLPVSDLEASKAFYTALGYTINPNFTDETAACVVFSDTIYTMLLTHDKFSQFTKQPIADTHNSTAAIVALSADSREAVDALATKALEAGGTETYDAQDLGFMYSRAFRDLDGHHWEVFWMDQAAAQDGPPAS